A window of Acidobacteriota bacterium genomic DNA:
TCCCTATGGCGCGGGCGACGCCGGCATCCGGATCGTGGACGCCATCATCGACTTCCTCGGCCAACCGCTCTGACACCACACTCGCTATTCAGAAAAAACGAAGCCGCACTTCTTACATTCTTTCGGTTTCGGCTTCGCGTGCCACCACAGCGTCTTGCCGCAACGACAGACGGTACCGACCCGCCTGGCCGGGTTACCCAGAACCAGCGCGTGGGGTTCCACGTCTTTCGTCACGACCGCCCCGGCGCCCACGAAGGCGTATTCGCCGATGGAACTGCCGCAAACGATCGTGGCGTTGGCCCCGATCGACGCGCTCTTGCCCACCTTTGTCGGCAGGTAGTGTTCGGAGCCCCGCTGTGGGAATTCGCTGCGAGGATCGATGACGTTGGTAAAGACCATGGACGGCCCGCAGAAAACATAGTCGCCGAGTTCAACGCCCTCGTAGACCGAGACATTGTTCTGAATCTTGCACCCCTTCCCGATAACGACGTTGTTGCCTACGTTCACGTTCTGGCCCAGAACGCACTTCTCGCCAATCCTCGCGCCGGACTGCACGTGGCTCCAATGCCAGATCTTGGTGCCACGGCCGATCGAAACGCCGTCGTCGACTATCGCCGTGTCGTGAACGAAGTATGCGCCGTCCTGCGCCGTGCTGCGGTAGGCCGGGGCCGCGGCCGCCTTGCCAACCAGTGCGGCCTGGGCGCGTTCCAGCACGCGCAGCACTTCGAGGCCGTTTTCACCGTCCGTGAGGGGAGCCTCGTCCTTCGCAATGCTTTCGAGGAAGTGCTGACACTCCGTTCGCAGCGGCTCTATCTGCGGATATTCGACCGGAACGGCCTCGGTGTACCTCTTGACGGGATCGCCTTCGATAAAATCGATTCCGCAATCGAAGAGAAGAAGCTTGTCCCGGGCACGCGTATCCTCGAAAACGGCCATCCTCTTGTCACCAACGACAACCAGGCGATGCTCTTTGAAAGGATGCAGCCAGCTCACATAGATGTGGGCGAACGCTCCGCTGGGAAAGCTGAGAGCCGTCAAGGTGGTGTCGTGAATCCCCGGCTGGAGAAAGGCGCCACCGGAGCACTGGATCTCCGTCGGAACCTCCGAGAGCAGGTGGAGAATGACCGAGATGTCGTGAGGAGCAAAGCTCCACAGAGCGTTTTCCTCTTTGCGCACCGTCCCGAGGTTGAGCCTGTGCGAGTAGATCGTTCGCAGCGCACCGAGACTGCCGTCGTCGATGAGTTCCTTGATCTTGCGGATCGCCGGATGGTGCAAAAGCAGGTGACCAACCATCAACTTCTTGCCCGCGTCACGCGCCGCCGCTACCAGTCGAACGCCATCTTCGACCCTCAGTGCCAGCGGCTTCTCGACGAAGGTGTGGTAGCCCCGCCGGAGCGCTTCCAGGGCGACCGACGCGTGTGTCGGAGCCGGTGTCGCGATAGCCACCGCGTCGAAGCCGATCGCATCGCTGGCCTCGGCAAGGCTCTCAAAAAGAGGCACATCCGGATGCTTTTGCCGCGCGAACTCCCGGCGCGCCTCCGAAGCCTCGACGATCCCGGCCAGGGCCGAAAGTTCCGCAAAATTGCG
This region includes:
- a CDS encoding Gfo/Idh/MocA family oxidoreductase — encoded protein: MKERRAMGKPRVVMIGIGNWGKNIARNFAELSALAGIVEASEARREFARQKHPDVPLFESLAEASDAIGFDAVAIATPAPTHASVALEALRRGYHTFVEKPLALRVEDGVRLVAAARDAGKKLMVGHLLLHHPAIRKIKELIDDGSLGALRTIYSHRLNLGTVRKEENALWSFAPHDISVILHLLSEVPTEIQCSGGAFLQPGIHDTTLTALSFPSGAFAHIYVSWLHPFKEHRLVVVGDKRMAVFEDTRARDKLLLFDCGIDFIEGDPVKRYTEAVPVEYPQIEPLRTECQHFLESIAKDEAPLTDGENGLEVLRVLERAQAALVGKAAAAPAYRSTAQDGAYFVHDTAIVDDGVSIGRGTKIWHWSHVQSGARIGEKCVLGQNVNVGNNVVIGKGCKIQNNVSVYEGVELGDYVFCGPSMVFTNVIDPRSEFPQRGSEHYLPTKVGKSASIGANATIVCGSSIGEYAFVGAGAVVTKDVEPHALVLGNPARRVGTVCRCGKTLWWHAKPKPKECKKCGFVFSE